From Strigops habroptila isolate Jane chromosome 1, bStrHab1.2.pri, whole genome shotgun sequence, a single genomic window includes:
- the SALL3 gene encoding sal-like protein 3 isoform X3 — protein MSRRKQAKPQHLKSDEELQAEVVSEHAVPGEGADDGDSGNESKSGSEETNVCEKCCAEFFKWTDFLEHKKNCTKNPLVLIVNEDEAAPPPAEEFPEPSPASSPSDQAESEAAEEGIQAENNDSSEIKTTEKEEEPMEVETSAEKSFQNQGTSNTATPLPQIPELSSMTSYNMPNTNVTLETLLSTKVAVAQFSQSARTTASASISSGVTAVAIPMILEQLMALQQQQIHQLQLIEQIRSQVAMMNRQPLRPSLNPVVAAQGGPGQASNQLQGFATSAAVQLTAVIPSAIVGQAASGQPAAFDGSQHISRPTSGASTPNISSSGSSAPPESSVPSSSNAVTSITPVSVSNAHNSASQPQNASTPPSIGHGSLTSVASLPNPLLPQTSSNSVIFPNPLVSIAATANALDPLSALMKHRKGKPPNVSVFEPKSSSEDPFFKHKCRFCAKVFGSDSALQIHLRSHTGERPFKCNICGNRFSTKGNLKVHFQRHKEKYPHIQMNPYPVPEYLDNVPTCSGIPYGMSLPPEKPVTTWLDSKPVLPTVPTSIGLQLPPTIPGVNSYGDSPSITPMSRSPQRPSPASSECTSLSPSLNASESGVPASAESPQPIQSGSSLTKAEPVTLPPTSTRLGDLSAGGQVSTASTSSIPTGVTDSSVATSLPNPVLPAVSDQFKAKFPFGGLLDSMQTSETSKLQQLVENIDKKMTDPNQCVICHRVLSCQSALKMHYRTHTGERPFKCKICGRAFTTKGNLKTHFGVHRAKPPLRVQHSCPICQKKFTNAVVLQQHIRMHMGGQIPNTPLPEGFQDAMDSELSYDEKNIDTLSNFDDDIDENSMEEDPELKETASDSSKPLISYSGSCPSSPPSVISSIAALENQMKMIDSVMNCQQLTSLKSIENGSGESDHLSNDSSSAVGDLESQSAGSPAMSESSSSMQALSPVNSNSESFRSKSPGLSNQEEPQEIQLKTEKPDSPPPATENGGALDLTSTNPGRPVIKEEAPFSLLFLNRERGPSQSTPSLVTSTAPTMIKMEVNGHSKPISLGEVPSLPAGIQVPAAPQTVMSPGITPMLAPPPRRTPKQHNCQSCGKTFSSASALQIHERTHTGEKPFGCTICGRAFTTKGNLKVHMGTHMWNNAPARRGRRLSVENPMALLGGDALKFSEMFQKDLAARAMNVDPNFWNQYAAAITNGLAMKNNEISVIQNGGIPQLPVSLGGGAIPPLSNLTGGMDKARTGSSPPIVGLDKASSETGASRPFTRFIEDNKEIGIN, from the exons CAGTCCCAGGAGAAGGAGCAGATGATGGTGATAGCGGAAACGAGAGCAAGAGTGGAAGCGAAGAAACCAACGTTTGTGAGAAATGCTGTGCTGAATTTTTCAAGTGGACAGACTTCCTGGAGCACAAGAAGAACTGCACTAAAAACCCCTTGGTGCTGATCGTGAATGAAGATGAAGCAGCTCCACCCCCTGCTGAGGAGTTCCCCGAGCCCTCACCTGCTAGCTCTCCTAGTGACCAGGCAGAGagtgaagctgctgaagaaggCATCCAGGCAGAAAACAATGATAGCTCTGAGataaaaaccacagaaaaggaagaagagccAATGGAGGTAGAAACTTCTGCTGAGAAAAGTTTCCAGAATCAAGGCACCTCAAACACAGCTACTCCTCTACCTCAGATCCCTGAACTATCTTCCATGACAAGCTATAACATGCCAAACACCAATGTCACGCTAGAGACTCTGCTGAGCACTAAAGTGGCGGTTGCGCAGTTCTCGCAGAGCGCACGGACCACAGCTTCCGCGAGCATCAGCAGCGGGGTGACGGCAGTGGCCATCCCCATGATCCTGGAGCAGCTCATGgccctgcagcaacagcagattCACCAGCTCCAGCTAATTGAGCAGATCCGCAGTCAAGTGGCGATGATGAACCGCCAGCCTCTACGGCCATCCCTCAATCCAGTCGTGGCCGCCCAGGGTGGTCCCGGGCAAGCATCGAACCAGCTGCAGGGATTTGCCACCAGCGCGGCAGTCCAGCTCACCGCAGTCATTCCTTCTGCCATCGTGGGGCAGGCTGCCAGCGGTCAGCCTGCTGCCTTCGATGGCTCCCAGCACATCTCAAGACCTACATCTGGAGCAAGTACGCCCAATATATCCAGCAGTGGCTCTTCTGCCCCACCTGAATCAAGCGTACCTTCCTCCTCGAATGCAGTTACGTCCATAACTCCTGTTTCCGTGTCAAACGCTCATAACAGTGCTTCGCAGCCCCAGAATGCTTCAACTCCACCTTCGATTGGACATGGAAGCCTCACCTCAGTGGCCAGCCTGCCAAACCCACTTCTACCTCAGACTTCATCAAATAGCGTGATCTTCCCCAATCCTCTGGTTAGCATCGCTGCAACGGCTAACGCGCTAGATCCTTTGTCTGCCCTTATGAAGCACCGCAAAGGAAAGCCACCAAATGTGTCAGTGTTTGAACCCAAGTCAAGCTCCGAGGATCccttttttaaacataaatgcCGATTTTGTGCCAAGGTCTTTGGAAGTGACAGTGCTTTACAAATTCACCTCCGCTCGCATACAGGCGAAAGACCTTTTAAATGTAACATATGCGGAAACCGCTTTTCCACAAAGGGCAACCTAAAAGTTCACTTTCAGAGGCATAAAGAGAAATACCCTCATATTCAGATGAACCCTTATCCTGTTCCAGAATACCTCGATAACGTGCCCACGTGCTCTGGAATCCCATATGGGATGTCGCTGCCCCCGGAAAAGCCAGTCACAACATGGTTAGACAGCAAACCTGTTTTACCAACTGTCCCAACTTCCATCGGGCTCCAGCTGCCCCCCACTATACCTGGTGTGAACAGTTATGGAGATTCTCCAAGTATCACTCCTATGAGCAGGTCACCCCAGAGGccttctcctgcctccagcGAATGCACTTCTCTATCCCCGAGCCTCAACGCTTCTGAGTCAGGCGTTCCAGCATCTGCTGAATCCCCACAGCCCATTCAGAGTGGCTCATCTCTGACCAAGGCAGAACCTGTCACTCTGCCTCCCACGAGCACACGACTTGGGGACCTTTCTGCAGGTGGGCAAGTTTCCACAGCTTCCACGTCTTCAATTCCAACTGGTGTTACAGACAGCAGTGTTGCAACAAGCCTCCCAAACCCTGTGCTTCCAGCAGTGTCTGACCAGTTTAAGGCAAAGTTTCCATTCGGTGGTCTGCTAGACTCTATGCAAACGTCAGAAACCTCAAAACTACAACAGCTAGTGGAGAACATTGATAAGAAGATGACAGATCCAAATCAGTGCGTCATTTGTCACCGTGTGCTTAGTTGTCAGAGTGCTCTCAAGATGCATTACAGAACGCATACAGGAGAAAGaccatttaaatgcaaaatttgtGGACGTGCCTTTACTACAAAAGGCAAtctaaaaacacattttggagTTCATCGAGCGAAGCCACCACTTAGAGTACAGCACTCGTGTCCCATTTGTCAGAAGAAATTTACAAATGCAGTTGTTCTTCAGCAGCACATTCGTATGCATATGGGCGGGCAAATTCCAAACACGCCATTACCAGAGGGCTTCCAGGATGCCATGGACTCAGAGCTTTCCTATGATGAGAAGAACATTGACACACTGAGCAACTTTGATGATGACATTGATGAAAATTCTATGGAAGAGGACCCAGAGCTAAAGGAGACTGCAAGTGACTCATCCAAACCCCTTATCTCTTACTCTGGGTCATGTCCTTCTTCGCCACCTTCTGTGATCTCCAGTATTGCTGCTTTGGAGaatcaaatgaaaatgattGATTCTGTTATGAACTGCCAGCAGCTGACCAGTTTAAAATCCATAGAAAATGGATCAGGAGAAAGTGACCATTTGAGCAATGACTCCTCATCAGCCGTTGGTGATCTTGAAAGCCAGAGTGCAGGCAGCCCTGCAATGTCAGAGTCTTCTTCCTCCATGCAAGCTTTGTCTCCTGTAAATAGCAATAGTGAAAGTTTCAGATCAAAGTCCCCAGGTCTGAGTAACCAGGAAGAGCCACAAGAAATAcaattaaagacagaaaaaccaGACAGTCCGCCACCCGCAACTGAAAATGGAGGCGCATTAGATCTGACATCCACCAACCCTGGAAGACCGGTCATCAAAGAGGAGGCTCCTTTTAGCCTGCTGTTCCTGAACAGAGAACGTG GTCCCAGCCAAAGTACTCCTAGCCTGGTCACCAGTACAGCACCTACCATGATCAAAATGGAAGTGAATGGTCACAGCAAGCCGATCTCTTTGGGTGAGGTTCCCTCGCTTCCAGCTGGAATCCAGGTTCCTGCTGCACCACAGACAGTGATGAGTCCGGGGATCACCCCTATGCTGGCACCCCCCCCTCGCCGGACTCCCAAGCAGCACAACTGTCAGTCGTGCGGGAAGACCTTCTCCTCAGCGAGTGCACTGCAGATACACGAGCGCACCCATACTGGTGAAAAACCGTTTGGTTGCACAATCTGTGGTAGAGCTTTTACCACAAAGGGGAATCTTAAG GTTCACATGGGAACTCACATGTGGAATAACGCCCCTGCacgccgcggccgccgcctcTCTGTGGAAAACCCCATGGCTCTGCTCGGTGGCGACGCACTCAAGTTCTCTGAGATGTTCCAGAAGGATCTGGCAGCTCGGGCCATGAACGTTGACCCCAATTTTTGGAACCAATATGCTGCAGCTATCACTAACGGACTTGCTATGAAGAACAATGAGATTTCTGTCATACAGAACGGAGGCATTCCCCAGCTCCCAGTAAGTCTAGGTGGAGGCGCCATCCCGCCTCTAAGTAACCTTACCGGTGGCATGGACAAAGCTCGCACGGGCAGCAGCCCTCCCATTGTCGGTCTGGACAAAGCAAGTTCTGAAACGGGAGCCAGTCGTCCATTCACCAGATTTATTGAGGATAATAAAGAGATTGGcataaattaa
- the SALL3 gene encoding sal-like protein 3 isoform X1: MSRRKQAKPQHLKSDEELQAEVVSEHAVPGEGADDGDSGNESKSGSEETNVCEKCCAEFFKWTDFLEHKKNCTKNPLVLIVNEDEAAPPPAEEFPEPSPASSPSDQAESEAAEEGIQAENNDSSEIKTTEKEEEPMEVETSAEKSFQNQGTSNTATPLPQIPELSSMTSYNMPNTNVTLETLLSTKVAVAQFSQSARTTASASISSGVTAVAIPMILEQLMALQQQQIHQLQLIEQIRSQVAMMNRQPLRPSLNPVVAAQGGPGQASNQLQGFATSAAVQLTAVIPSAIVGQAASGQPAAFDGSQHISRPTSGASTPNISSSGSSAPPESSVPSSSNAVTSITPVSVSNAHNSASQPQNASTPPSIGHGSLTSVASLPNPLLPQTSSNSVIFPNPLVSIAATANALDPLSALMKHRKGKPPNVSVFEPKSSSEDPFFKHKCRFCAKVFGSDSALQIHLRSHTGERPFKCNICGNRFSTKGNLKVHFQRHKEKYPHIQMNPYPVPEYLDNVPTCSGIPYGMSLPPEKPVTTWLDSKPVLPTVPTSIGLQLPPTIPGVNSYGDSPSITPMSRSPQRPSPASSECTSLSPSLNASESGVPASAESPQPIQSGSSLTKAEPVTLPPTSTRLGDLSAGGQVSTASTSSIPTGVTDSSVATSLPNPVLPAVSDQFKAKFPFGGLLDSMQTSETSKLQQLVENIDKKMTDPNQCVICHRVLSCQSALKMHYRTHTGERPFKCKICGRAFTTKGNLKTHFGVHRAKPPLRVQHSCPICQKKFTNAVVLQQHIRMHMGGQIPNTPLPEGFQDAMDSELSYDEKNIDTLSNFDDDIDENSMEEDPELKETASDSSKPLISYSGSCPSSPPSVISSIAALENQMKMIDSVMNCQQLTSLKSIENGSGESDHLSNDSSSAVGDLESQSAGSPAMSESSSSMQALSPVNSNSESFRSKSPGLSNQEEPQEIQLKTEKPDSPPPATENGGALDLTSTNPGRPVIKEEAPFSLLFLNRERGKFKSTVCNICGKPFACKSALEIHYRSHTKERPFVCTVCSRGCSTMGNLKQHLLTHKLKELPSQLFEPNFTLGPSQSTPSLVTSTAPTMIKMEVNGHSKPISLGEVPSLPAGIQVPAAPQTVMSPGITPMLAPPPRRTPKQHNCQSCGKTFSSASALQIHERTHTGEKPFGCTICGRAFTTKGNLKVHMGTHMWNNAPARRGRRLSVENPMALLGGDALKFSEMFQKDLAARAMNVDPNFWNQYAAAITNGLAMKNNEISVIQNGGIPQLPVSLGGGAIPPLSNLTGGMDKARTGSSPPIVGLDKASSETGASRPFTRFIEDNKEIGIN, encoded by the exons CAGTCCCAGGAGAAGGAGCAGATGATGGTGATAGCGGAAACGAGAGCAAGAGTGGAAGCGAAGAAACCAACGTTTGTGAGAAATGCTGTGCTGAATTTTTCAAGTGGACAGACTTCCTGGAGCACAAGAAGAACTGCACTAAAAACCCCTTGGTGCTGATCGTGAATGAAGATGAAGCAGCTCCACCCCCTGCTGAGGAGTTCCCCGAGCCCTCACCTGCTAGCTCTCCTAGTGACCAGGCAGAGagtgaagctgctgaagaaggCATCCAGGCAGAAAACAATGATAGCTCTGAGataaaaaccacagaaaaggaagaagagccAATGGAGGTAGAAACTTCTGCTGAGAAAAGTTTCCAGAATCAAGGCACCTCAAACACAGCTACTCCTCTACCTCAGATCCCTGAACTATCTTCCATGACAAGCTATAACATGCCAAACACCAATGTCACGCTAGAGACTCTGCTGAGCACTAAAGTGGCGGTTGCGCAGTTCTCGCAGAGCGCACGGACCACAGCTTCCGCGAGCATCAGCAGCGGGGTGACGGCAGTGGCCATCCCCATGATCCTGGAGCAGCTCATGgccctgcagcaacagcagattCACCAGCTCCAGCTAATTGAGCAGATCCGCAGTCAAGTGGCGATGATGAACCGCCAGCCTCTACGGCCATCCCTCAATCCAGTCGTGGCCGCCCAGGGTGGTCCCGGGCAAGCATCGAACCAGCTGCAGGGATTTGCCACCAGCGCGGCAGTCCAGCTCACCGCAGTCATTCCTTCTGCCATCGTGGGGCAGGCTGCCAGCGGTCAGCCTGCTGCCTTCGATGGCTCCCAGCACATCTCAAGACCTACATCTGGAGCAAGTACGCCCAATATATCCAGCAGTGGCTCTTCTGCCCCACCTGAATCAAGCGTACCTTCCTCCTCGAATGCAGTTACGTCCATAACTCCTGTTTCCGTGTCAAACGCTCATAACAGTGCTTCGCAGCCCCAGAATGCTTCAACTCCACCTTCGATTGGACATGGAAGCCTCACCTCAGTGGCCAGCCTGCCAAACCCACTTCTACCTCAGACTTCATCAAATAGCGTGATCTTCCCCAATCCTCTGGTTAGCATCGCTGCAACGGCTAACGCGCTAGATCCTTTGTCTGCCCTTATGAAGCACCGCAAAGGAAAGCCACCAAATGTGTCAGTGTTTGAACCCAAGTCAAGCTCCGAGGATCccttttttaaacataaatgcCGATTTTGTGCCAAGGTCTTTGGAAGTGACAGTGCTTTACAAATTCACCTCCGCTCGCATACAGGCGAAAGACCTTTTAAATGTAACATATGCGGAAACCGCTTTTCCACAAAGGGCAACCTAAAAGTTCACTTTCAGAGGCATAAAGAGAAATACCCTCATATTCAGATGAACCCTTATCCTGTTCCAGAATACCTCGATAACGTGCCCACGTGCTCTGGAATCCCATATGGGATGTCGCTGCCCCCGGAAAAGCCAGTCACAACATGGTTAGACAGCAAACCTGTTTTACCAACTGTCCCAACTTCCATCGGGCTCCAGCTGCCCCCCACTATACCTGGTGTGAACAGTTATGGAGATTCTCCAAGTATCACTCCTATGAGCAGGTCACCCCAGAGGccttctcctgcctccagcGAATGCACTTCTCTATCCCCGAGCCTCAACGCTTCTGAGTCAGGCGTTCCAGCATCTGCTGAATCCCCACAGCCCATTCAGAGTGGCTCATCTCTGACCAAGGCAGAACCTGTCACTCTGCCTCCCACGAGCACACGACTTGGGGACCTTTCTGCAGGTGGGCAAGTTTCCACAGCTTCCACGTCTTCAATTCCAACTGGTGTTACAGACAGCAGTGTTGCAACAAGCCTCCCAAACCCTGTGCTTCCAGCAGTGTCTGACCAGTTTAAGGCAAAGTTTCCATTCGGTGGTCTGCTAGACTCTATGCAAACGTCAGAAACCTCAAAACTACAACAGCTAGTGGAGAACATTGATAAGAAGATGACAGATCCAAATCAGTGCGTCATTTGTCACCGTGTGCTTAGTTGTCAGAGTGCTCTCAAGATGCATTACAGAACGCATACAGGAGAAAGaccatttaaatgcaaaatttgtGGACGTGCCTTTACTACAAAAGGCAAtctaaaaacacattttggagTTCATCGAGCGAAGCCACCACTTAGAGTACAGCACTCGTGTCCCATTTGTCAGAAGAAATTTACAAATGCAGTTGTTCTTCAGCAGCACATTCGTATGCATATGGGCGGGCAAATTCCAAACACGCCATTACCAGAGGGCTTCCAGGATGCCATGGACTCAGAGCTTTCCTATGATGAGAAGAACATTGACACACTGAGCAACTTTGATGATGACATTGATGAAAATTCTATGGAAGAGGACCCAGAGCTAAAGGAGACTGCAAGTGACTCATCCAAACCCCTTATCTCTTACTCTGGGTCATGTCCTTCTTCGCCACCTTCTGTGATCTCCAGTATTGCTGCTTTGGAGaatcaaatgaaaatgattGATTCTGTTATGAACTGCCAGCAGCTGACCAGTTTAAAATCCATAGAAAATGGATCAGGAGAAAGTGACCATTTGAGCAATGACTCCTCATCAGCCGTTGGTGATCTTGAAAGCCAGAGTGCAGGCAGCCCTGCAATGTCAGAGTCTTCTTCCTCCATGCAAGCTTTGTCTCCTGTAAATAGCAATAGTGAAAGTTTCAGATCAAAGTCCCCAGGTCTGAGTAACCAGGAAGAGCCACAAGAAATAcaattaaagacagaaaaaccaGACAGTCCGCCACCCGCAACTGAAAATGGAGGCGCATTAGATCTGACATCCACCAACCCTGGAAGACCGGTCATCAAAGAGGAGGCTCCTTTTAGCCTGCTGTTCCTGAACAGAGAACGTGGTAAGTTTAAAAGTACTGTTTGTAATATCTGTGGCAAGCCTTTTGCTTGTAAGAGTGCATTGGAAATTCACTACCGCAGCCATACTAAAGAACGTCCATTTGTTTGTACAGTCTGCAGTCGTGGGTGTTCCACTATGGGTAATTTAAAACAGCACTTACTGACGCACAAATTAAAAGAGCTGCCTTCTCAGTTATTTGAACCCAACTTTACTCTAGGTCCCAGCCAAAGTACTCCTAGCCTGGTCACCAGTACAGCACCTACCATGATCAAAATGGAAGTGAATGGTCACAGCAAGCCGATCTCTTTGGGTGAGGTTCCCTCGCTTCCAGCTGGAATCCAGGTTCCTGCTGCACCACAGACAGTGATGAGTCCGGGGATCACCCCTATGCTGGCACCCCCCCCTCGCCGGACTCCCAAGCAGCACAACTGTCAGTCGTGCGGGAAGACCTTCTCCTCAGCGAGTGCACTGCAGATACACGAGCGCACCCATACTGGTGAAAAACCGTTTGGTTGCACAATCTGTGGTAGAGCTTTTACCACAAAGGGGAATCTTAAG GTTCACATGGGAACTCACATGTGGAATAACGCCCCTGCacgccgcggccgccgcctcTCTGTGGAAAACCCCATGGCTCTGCTCGGTGGCGACGCACTCAAGTTCTCTGAGATGTTCCAGAAGGATCTGGCAGCTCGGGCCATGAACGTTGACCCCAATTTTTGGAACCAATATGCTGCAGCTATCACTAACGGACTTGCTATGAAGAACAATGAGATTTCTGTCATACAGAACGGAGGCATTCCCCAGCTCCCAGTAAGTCTAGGTGGAGGCGCCATCCCGCCTCTAAGTAACCTTACCGGTGGCATGGACAAAGCTCGCACGGGCAGCAGCCCTCCCATTGTCGGTCTGGACAAAGCAAGTTCTGAAACGGGAGCCAGTCGTCCATTCACCAGATTTATTGAGGATAATAAAGAGATTGGcataaattaa